From one Helicoverpa zea isolate HzStark_Cry1AcR chromosome 10, ilHelZeax1.1, whole genome shotgun sequence genomic stretch:
- the LOC124634074 gene encoding uncharacterized protein LOC124634074 encodes MKRRSATLKRRRSPCREDEDSASVSQLSESSNDEGRCTPPARKLLKNLLAQEVEKAFNDLEHEVPIRRKEHRAASLIPEFDPENEECTVTAWIKKIEQLGQIHGWDDKTKSFHLQDKLRGQARKWYNRLDEYDFSWEQWKEMLLRAFPKHRDYAHVLEEMLNRRKLPSESMTKYYQEKVALCFRSKLSDIATVSCIIRGLPLALQSNARAFQCERPDELYENFLSALDDYRVPAPDIRGGYKDMSRSAEKKPAANPDTDPCPRCKKTGHLLRNCPLPDQRSCYKCGAQGHIAPRCPSNLKNGATPTTDSVKEIKLLQSYNDIYKKTANINGAFVKSYIDTGSQVNVLTKEVATLLGLEIKPVSVSLKGFSGGCINSNGEVEFELEIDELHMICNAYVTDIDMSGINLLIGQPVINSEGVSLVVREGKATLRKELGLISNLDATEAVSRFRVVTAASECLPPGVSIIKVHIIGNAASDHVLTPAKHFEFQGVSFSLPATLLRGHEGYLKVINSGAKDIAWKKGTVLLRAESCQEPCTNNQDGRM; translated from the exons ATGAAACGACGCTCTGCTACACTCAAACGTCGACGGTCTCCTTGCCGAGAGGACGAAGATTCTGCGTCAGTAAGCCAGTTGTCCGAAAGTTCAAACGACGAAGGTCGATGCACACCGCCTGCAAGGAAACTATTGAAGAATCTCCTAGCACAAGAAGTGGAAAAAGCATTCAACGATCTGGAACACGAAGTGCCTATTCGTCGGAAAGAACACCGCGCCGCATCGTTAATTCCAGAATTTGATCCTGAAAACGAAGAATGCACAGTTACCGCCtggataaaaaaaattgaacaatTAGGTCAAATACACGGCTGGGATGATAAAACCAAGTCATTTCACCTTCAAGACAAGCTAAGAGGACAGGCAAGAAAGTGGTACAATCGTTTAGATGAGTATGATTTCTCTTGGGAGCAGTGGAAAGAGATGCTTCTTCGTGCGTTCCCTAAACACCGAGACTACGCTCATGTTCTCGAAGAAATGCTTAACAGAAGAAAACTACCATCTGAAAGTATGACAAAATACTACCAAGAAAAAGTTGCTTTGTGCTTCAGAAGCAAATTGTCGGATATTGCTACGGTGTCCTGCATCATACGAGGTCTGCCCTTAGCGTTGCAATCGAATGCAAGAGCATTCCAATGCGAACGACCTGACGAGTTGTATGAGAATTTTTTGTCTGCGCTCGATGACTACAGAGTTCCTGCACCAGATATAAGAGGAGGGTACAAGGACATGTCTCGCTCCGCAGAAAAGAAACCTGCCGCGAACCCTGACACTGACCCCTGTCCACGATGCAAGAAAACTGGACATTTACTTCGCAACTGTCCATTGCCTGACCAACGCAGCTGCTATAAATGTGGAGCTCAAGGTCACATTGCTCCACGTTGCCCTTCAAATCTCAAAAATGGAGCAACTCCGACAACTGACAGTGTGAAAGAAATAAAGCTGCTTCAAAGCTACAACGATATTTACAAGAAGACTGCAAATATCAACGGTGCTTTTGTGAAATCATATATCGATACGGGCAGTCAAGTAAATGTGCTTACGAAGGAGGTAGCTACTCTTCTAGGTCTCGAAATTAAACCTGTCTCCGTATCCTTGAAGGGATTCTCCGGCGGTTGCATCAATAGTAACGGTGAAGTCGAGTTCGAGCTTGAAATTGACGAACTGCACATGATCTGTAATGCATACGTAACTGACATCGACATGAGTGGCATAAATCTTTTGATCGGGCAACCAGTTATAAACAGTGAAGGTGTGTCATTAGTTGTACGCGAAGGCAAAGCTACGCTTCGGAAGGAACTCGGTTTAATTTCCAATCTAGATGCTACTGAAGCTGTTAGCAGATTTCGTGTCGTCACTGCTGCAAGTGAATGCCTACCGCCAGGTGTCTCCATTATCAAGGTTCATATTATTGGCAATGCGGCCAGTGACCACGTGTTAACACCTGCAAAGCACTTCGAGTTCCAAGGAGTATCCTTCTCTCTACCGGCAACGCTACTACGTGGACATGAAGGCTACCTCAAAGTCATCAACAGCGGAGCCAAGGACATCGCATGGAAGAAAGGAACCGTTCTACTCCGCGCTGAGAGCTGCCAAGAACCATGCACAAATAATCAG GATGGCCGAATGTAA